In Epilithonimonas zeae, a single window of DNA contains:
- a CDS encoding LptF/LptG family permease, with protein sequence MKIIDLYVIKKYLGTLIFMLVLLSVIIMVVDVQAKTPRIESNGFTVGYFLLNFYPFWIMNLILTFMSILVFITVIFFTSRMANNTEIVAIVSSGASFHRFARPYLVTSLLIAFITLAVNHFILPWSNIKKNVLEPYTYNAINKEKLLGNMSIASNINPSEYIFVNSYNKKENRGTGYMYQKFDKNKKLIYQITATDIQWDANKKNFAISNYTERTVKKDNTEILGSGPTKIQDFKLPPSELFPDKLVAQNKTTPELLEMIKRERMKGNNNVTSFYNELYQRTSMPVSIIILTFLGLSLSSEKKRGGLGLNLALGIALAFLFVFSFQVLNVVSENKTLTPLLAMWLPNIVFAPIAAYLYIKRANQ encoded by the coding sequence ATGAAAATCATAGACCTTTACGTCATCAAAAAATATTTGGGAACCCTCATTTTTATGTTGGTGTTGTTATCTGTGATTATTATGGTGGTGGACGTTCAGGCAAAAACCCCAAGGATTGAGAGCAACGGATTTACGGTTGGTTATTTTTTATTGAATTTCTATCCGTTTTGGATTATGAATTTGATTCTGACATTTATGTCGATTCTCGTTTTCATTACCGTAATTTTCTTCACTTCCAGAATGGCGAATAACACAGAGATTGTTGCTATTGTAAGTAGTGGAGCTAGTTTCCATAGATTTGCAAGGCCTTATCTTGTGACTTCTTTGCTGATTGCGTTTATCACTTTAGCAGTTAATCACTTCATTTTACCTTGGTCCAATATCAAGAAAAATGTTTTGGAGCCTTACACCTACAACGCTATTAATAAAGAAAAACTTCTGGGAAACATGAGCATTGCCTCCAACATCAATCCCAGCGAATATATTTTTGTCAACAGCTACAACAAAAAGGAAAACCGGGGAACTGGTTACATGTATCAGAAATTTGATAAAAATAAGAAATTGATTTATCAGATTACCGCGACGGACATCCAATGGGACGCAAACAAAAAGAATTTTGCCATCAGCAATTATACAGAGCGAACGGTCAAAAAAGATAATACCGAGATTCTTGGAAGCGGACCAACTAAGATTCAGGATTTCAAATTACCACCGTCCGAATTATTTCCTGACAAACTGGTAGCTCAAAACAAAACAACGCCAGAATTATTGGAGATGATAAAGCGTGAAAGAATGAAAGGGAATAATAACGTAACTTCCTTTTACAATGAGCTTTATCAAAGAACGTCAATGCCGGTTTCTATTATTATTTTAACATTTTTAGGATTGTCTTTGTCATCTGAAAAAAAACGTGGTGGATTAGGTTTGAACTTGGCGTTAGGAATTGCCTTGGCATTTTTATTTGTGTTCTCTTTTCAGGTTCTGAATGTCGTTTCCGAAAACAAAACACTCACGCCTTTATTGGCAATGTGGCTTCCCAACATCGTTTTTGCACCGATTGCAGCTTATCTTTACATTAAAAGAGCAAATCAGTAA
- the tgt gene encoding tRNA guanosine(34) transglycosylase Tgt, translating to MKFFEIEKTSESKARAGVITTDHGQIQTPIFMPVGTVASVKAVHQRELKEDIKAQIILGNTYHLMLRPKMDIMEQAGGLHQFMNWDRPILTDSGGYQVFSLAKSRKITEEGVKFKSHIDGSMHFMSPEVSMQIQRQIGADIFMAFDECIAYPSDYNAVKTSMELTHRWLKRCIDWTEENKELYGHKQRLFPIVQGSCYSDLRKISAEVISEAGAEGNAIGGLSVGEPEDEMYRITNEVTDILPKDKPRYLMGVGTPWNILESIGFGVDMMDCVMPTRNARNAMLFTWQGVMNMKNEKWKADFSPLDEFGTSYVDQEYSKAYVRHLFVAKEYLAKQIASIHNLAFYLDLVKVAREHIVAGDFYQWKDQVIPQLKQRL from the coding sequence ATGAAATTTTTTGAAATCGAAAAAACTTCAGAGTCCAAAGCGAGAGCTGGAGTCATTACGACAGACCACGGACAAATCCAAACCCCGATTTTTATGCCGGTTGGAACTGTTGCATCGGTGAAAGCCGTTCATCAGAGAGAACTGAAAGAAGATATAAAAGCCCAGATTATTTTAGGAAATACTTACCATTTGATGCTTCGTCCCAAGATGGATATTATGGAGCAAGCGGGCGGACTTCACCAGTTTATGAATTGGGACAGACCAATCTTGACGGATTCTGGCGGTTATCAGGTTTTTTCTTTGGCAAAAAGCAGAAAAATCACTGAAGAAGGTGTGAAATTCAAATCACATATCGACGGCAGTATGCATTTTATGTCGCCAGAGGTTTCTATGCAAATCCAAAGACAGATTGGAGCTGATATTTTTATGGCTTTTGATGAGTGTATTGCTTATCCGAGTGATTATAATGCTGTGAAAACCTCAATGGAACTCACGCATCGTTGGTTGAAAAGATGTATCGATTGGACTGAAGAAAATAAAGAGTTGTACGGTCATAAACAAAGATTGTTCCCGATTGTTCAAGGGTCTTGTTATTCAGATTTAAGGAAAATTTCGGCTGAGGTAATTTCAGAAGCTGGAGCAGAAGGTAACGCTATTGGTGGACTTTCCGTAGGTGAACCTGAAGACGAAATGTACAGAATCACAAACGAAGTAACAGACATTCTACCAAAAGATAAACCAAGATATTTGATGGGTGTTGGAACTCCTTGGAATATTCTGGAAAGTATTGGTTTTGGTGTTGATATGATGGATTGTGTAATGCCGACGAGAAATGCGAGAAATGCAATGCTCTTCACTTGGCAAGGAGTGATGAATATGAAAAACGAAAAGTGGAAAGCAGATTTTTCACCGTTGGATGAGTTTGGAACAAGCTATGTGGACCAAGAATACAGCAAAGCTTATGTACGTCACCTTTTTGTAGCGAAAGAATATTTGGCAAAACAAATTGCTTCGATTCACAATTTGGCATTTTATCTGGATTTGGTAAAAGTGGCTAGAGAACATATTGTTGCAGGCGATTTTTATCAGTGGAAAGACCAGGTTATTCCGCAGTTGAAGCAAAGGCTGTAA
- a CDS encoding DUF4296 domain-containing protein translates to MKYLFYISMIFCVLSCEEAIQKPEHILPEEKMSEIIADFAINDQSYNIGGNINTENATRFILKKYNIKGQLFSDSYKYYMTKPEDLKDIMNKAQDIIKSKDPKAEAYINKKLKETNANGTVPAQAR, encoded by the coding sequence ATGAAATATTTATTTTATATATCAATGATTTTCTGCGTGTTGTCTTGCGAAGAAGCAATACAGAAACCTGAACATATTTTGCCCGAAGAGAAAATGTCTGAGATTATTGCAGATTTTGCCATCAATGACCAGAGTTATAACATCGGAGGAAATATCAATACGGAAAATGCGACGAGATTTATTCTTAAGAAATATAATATCAAAGGTCAATTATTTTCGGACAGTTATAAATATTATATGACGAAGCCGGAAGATTTGAAAGATATTATGAATAAAGCTCAGGACATCATCAAGTCAAAAGACCCAAAAGCAGAAGCTTACATCAATAAAAAATTAAAAGAAACTAACGCAAACGGAACTGTTCCTGCACAAGCGAGATAA
- a CDS encoding polyprenol monophosphomannose synthase: MKKLVIIPTYNEKENIEKIISAVFDLQQDFHILVVDDSSPDGTAEIVKSLREKYPVQLHLTVRKIKDGLGKAYIHGFQWAIHNDYDFIFEMDADFSHNPKDLIKLYEACKNADMSVGSRYSQGVNVVNWPMGRVLLSYFASKYVRFVLGLPIHDTTAGFVCFRKETLIAIGLDKIKLKGYGFQVEMKYRVFKKNLKIVEVPIIFTDRTEGESKMNGGIIQEAVFGVLNLKWKNLIGKL, encoded by the coding sequence ATGAAGAAACTTGTCATAATTCCAACTTACAACGAAAAAGAAAACATCGAAAAAATCATTTCGGCGGTTTTTGATTTGCAACAGGATTTTCACATTTTGGTTGTAGATGACTCTTCTCCGGATGGAACTGCGGAAATTGTAAAAAGTTTGCGGGAAAAATATCCGGTTCAGCTTCACTTGACTGTTAGGAAAATCAAGGATGGATTGGGCAAAGCTTATATTCACGGATTTCAGTGGGCAATTCATAATGATTATGATTTCATTTTCGAGATGGATGCCGATTTTTCTCACAATCCGAAGGATTTAATCAAACTTTATGAAGCCTGCAAAAATGCAGACATGTCCGTTGGGTCCAGATATTCGCAGGGTGTGAATGTGGTGAACTGGCCGATGGGAAGAGTTTTGCTGTCTTACTTTGCTTCGAAATATGTACGTTTTGTTCTTGGGCTTCCTATTCACGATACGACTGCGGGATTTGTTTGTTTCAGAAAAGAAACATTGATAGCAATCGGTTTAGACAAAATCAAATTGAAAGGTTACGGTTTCCAAGTTGAGATGAAATATAGAGTTTTCAAGAAAAACCTGAAAATTGTAGAAGTTCCAATTATTTTTACAGACAGAACAGAAGGTGAAAGCAAAATGAATGGCGGCATCATCCAGGAAGCCGTTTTTGGTGTTCTGAATCTCAAATGGAAAAACCTCATCGGAAAATTGTAG
- a CDS encoding serine O-acetyltransferase, translated as MGYSVIQKDFYRESGKYLSSFQILKKCFSPNLHYIYIFRKTQKHYKKSIIGSLYKLILRHYQIKYGFQIYPQTQIGEGLYLGHWGQLVINPKAKIGKNCNIAQGVTIAQANRGKNEGVPVIGNEVWIGPNAVIVGNVVIGNNVLIAPNAYVTTDVPDNSVVVGNPAVISSKANATENYINNKV; from the coding sequence ATGGGTTATTCTGTTATTCAAAAAGATTTTTACAGGGAAAGTGGAAAATATCTGTCATCTTTTCAGATTCTGAAAAAGTGTTTCAGCCCCAATCTGCATTATATTTATATTTTCAGAAAAACACAAAAGCATTACAAAAAATCAATCATTGGCTCACTTTACAAGCTGATCCTGCGGCATTACCAAATCAAATACGGATTTCAGATCTACCCACAGACTCAGATTGGCGAAGGACTTTATCTTGGACATTGGGGACAATTGGTCATTAACCCAAAGGCTAAAATCGGAAAAAACTGCAACATTGCTCAAGGTGTAACCATCGCTCAGGCTAATCGTGGAAAAAATGAAGGCGTTCCTGTGATTGGTAACGAAGTCTGGATTGGTCCAAACGCTGTTATTGTAGGAAATGTCGTTATCGGTAATAATGTTTTGATTGCTCCTAATGCTTACGTCACAACAGATGTCCCTGATAATTCTGTAGTGGTTGGTAATCCCGCTGTTATTTCTTCAAAAGCCAATGCAACGGAGAATTATATTAATAATAAAGTTTAG
- a CDS encoding glycosyltransferase — protein sequence MKKKILIRIGSLRHGGAEKVLVTFLKNLPKDKYEVDLLLNLYSGKYLTDVPDWVNVMFLNRGEMITTNRPKDIPKKIYRVVYQQLLKKYPKILYKRKLKNKQYDIEFAAIHGFMDEVLNSPLKSSKKLMWIHNDLTQVSGYTPEKIRRFFNYDKVMVISEKIQNTFLSLAKTEEEKSKIIRIYNPLDTDEILTKSQSELPSTINHQLSTNNNPLFISVGTVFPQKGFDRLLRVHKRLLDEGFQHKVLIVGDGYDFENVKKLKTELAVDESAIMLGFTDNPYPYFKAADFYILSSRYEGFPTVLFEAITLKKNIIATDVSGVQEMLEGGKLGLITENSEEGIYSGMKQALNNPETFQTYQDNLQNYEMPFNLENSVHSIMEIIDNL from the coding sequence TTGAAAAAGAAAATCCTTATCAGAATTGGTTCTCTTCGTCACGGTGGCGCAGAAAAAGTTCTGGTGACTTTCTTAAAAAACCTTCCTAAAGACAAATACGAAGTCGATCTGTTACTGAATCTCTATTCGGGAAAATATCTGACAGATGTTCCTGATTGGGTGAATGTAATGTTCCTCAACCGTGGCGAGATGATCACGACCAACCGCCCAAAAGATATTCCTAAAAAAATATACCGTGTTGTTTATCAGCAGCTGCTGAAGAAATATCCAAAGATTCTTTACAAAAGAAAACTCAAGAACAAACAATACGACATCGAGTTTGCCGCAATCCACGGTTTTATGGACGAAGTGCTGAACAGTCCGTTGAAGTCCTCCAAAAAACTGATGTGGATCCACAATGACCTGACTCAAGTGAGTGGCTACACGCCGGAAAAAATCAGACGCTTTTTCAATTATGACAAGGTGATGGTAATTTCTGAAAAGATTCAGAACACTTTTTTATCGTTAGCAAAAACCGAAGAAGAAAAATCAAAGATTATTAGAATTTATAATCCTTTGGACACCGATGAAATTCTCACCAAATCTCAGTCCGAACTTCCATCAACCATCAACCATCAATTATCAACCAATAACAATCCATTATTCATTTCCGTAGGCACGGTTTTCCCTCAGAAAGGATTCGACAGATTACTAAGAGTTCATAAAAGACTTTTGGATGAAGGTTTCCAGCATAAAGTATTGATTGTAGGCGACGGCTACGATTTTGAAAATGTAAAGAAGCTGAAAACAGAATTAGCAGTTGATGAATCAGCAATAATGCTGGGTTTTACAGACAATCCTTATCCTTATTTCAAAGCAGCAGATTTTTATATTCTGAGTTCCCGTTACGAAGGCTTTCCAACTGTTTTGTTTGAAGCAATCACTTTAAAAAAGAACATTATTGCAACCGATGTTTCCGGCGTACAAGAAATGTTAGAAGGCGGGAAATTAGGCTTAATTACAGAAAATTCTGAAGAGGGAATCTATAGCGGAATGAAACAGGCTTTAAACAATCCTGAAACTTTCCAAACCTATCAGGACAACTTGCAGAATTATGAGATGCCTTTCAATTTGGAAAATTCTGTCCATTCGATAATGGAAATCATTGATAATTTGTAA
- a CDS encoding 3-oxoacyl-ACP synthase III family protein: MINIAAIEYYLPKNILTNEDISKEFPEWSAEKIKAKIGVESRHIADESETALDLAVQACEKLFKKYDKSKVDFILFCTQSPDYFLPTTACILQDKLGLAKNIGALDFNLGCSGFVYGLTLAQGLIASGVAKNILLVTSETYSKFLDKSDKSNRTIFGDGAAVTIVEKDDSKEHYQFSVGTDGSGFNNLIVEKGASRNKTEEQPTLFMKGPKIFTFAVENIPNLIQDTLKKNKLKLDEIDLFVFHQASSYMLNYLRNLCNIPEEKFFVDMKNIGNTVSASIPIALKLAFEQGRIKEGFKVMVAGFGVGYSWGAGVLEF, encoded by the coding sequence ATGATTAATATTGCAGCAATAGAGTATTATTTGCCCAAAAATATATTAACCAACGAGGATATTTCGAAAGAGTTTCCGGAATGGAGCGCCGAAAAAATCAAGGCAAAGATTGGTGTAGAGTCCAGACATATTGCTGATGAGTCTGAGACGGCTTTGGATTTGGCAGTTCAGGCTTGTGAGAAACTTTTCAAAAAATACGACAAAAGCAAAGTAGATTTTATTTTATTCTGCACGCAGAGTCCCGATTATTTTTTACCCACGACAGCCTGTATTTTACAAGACAAATTAGGTCTTGCCAAGAACATTGGCGCATTGGATTTCAATCTTGGATGCTCTGGTTTTGTATATGGACTAACCCTTGCTCAAGGGCTTATCGCTTCTGGCGTTGCAAAAAATATATTATTGGTGACCTCCGAAACTTATAGCAAATTTTTGGATAAAAGTGATAAATCCAACAGAACTATTTTTGGAGACGGAGCAGCCGTAACTATTGTTGAAAAGGATGATTCTAAAGAGCATTATCAATTTTCTGTAGGGACAGACGGCAGTGGTTTCAACAATCTGATTGTAGAAAAAGGAGCTTCCCGAAACAAAACAGAAGAGCAGCCTACCCTTTTTATGAAAGGACCAAAGATTTTCACTTTTGCTGTAGAAAACATCCCGAATTTGATTCAGGATACGCTTAAAAAGAATAAACTCAAATTGGATGAGATTGATTTATTTGTTTTCCACCAGGCGAGTTCTTACATGCTGAATTATCTCAGAAACCTTTGTAATATTCCTGAAGAAAAATTTTTTGTTGATATGAAAAATATTGGCAACACAGTCTCGGCAAGCATTCCTATCGCTTTGAAACTGGCTTTTGAACAAGGCAGAATAAAAGAAGGATTCAAAGTCATGGTAGCAGGTTTTGGCGTTGGCTATTCTTGGGGAGCGGGAGTTTTAGAATTCTAA
- a CDS encoding acyltransferase, with the protein MNFIYRIILKIHTVWEDIYKNAYIEICKSRGMKVGKNVIFIEAPAFGSEPYLIEIGDHTKITAGCTFINHDGAMYVIRSMEKYADARNFGRIKIGNNCFVGNNCIFLPGAQMGNNCILGAGSVLNSSMPDNTVFAGTPAKYICTIEEYGDKALQNNVIYPRELEKNRPQLDKYIHENLPHHYKPVK; encoded by the coding sequence ATGAATTTCATTTACAGAATCATTCTAAAAATCCATACTGTTTGGGAAGACATCTATAAAAATGCTTATATAGAGATTTGTAAATCACGCGGCATGAAAGTGGGAAAAAATGTCATTTTCATAGAAGCTCCTGCTTTCGGTTCAGAACCTTATTTGATAGAAATTGGAGATCACACAAAGATTACCGCAGGTTGTACATTCATCAATCACGACGGTGCAATGTATGTCATACGCAGTATGGAAAAATATGCTGATGCAAGAAATTTTGGAAGAATAAAAATCGGCAATAATTGCTTTGTTGGCAATAACTGCATCTTCCTTCCGGGAGCTCAGATGGGTAACAATTGTATTCTGGGAGCAGGATCGGTTCTTAACTCCTCTATGCCAGACAACACAGTGTTTGCAGGAACTCCTGCAAAATATATATGTACTATAGAAGAATATGGAGACAAAGCACTGCAGAATAACGTTATATATCCCCGCGAACTGGAAAAAAACAGACCGCAGCTTGATAAATACATCCACGAAAACTTGCCTCACCATTACAAACCAGTAAAATAA
- a CDS encoding glycosyltransferase, with the protein MHRKIKILFRHRSMEIGGVEKVILSLLENLDKNKFDITYIVSLYQGELRDKVPSHIRYIKMNKGREDFSTNPSIHKIQLSLRSLKIKFFEKFPTWVDKIYLNEKFDVEIASTYSDFAPVLGSSNHRSKKIGWFHSDITFPKLQPLVPKILSQIPKFDYFIFGSQQTKDILEATYPNLDLPENKVILNAIPIQEIKQKATEFVPDFKTSDPVFVSVGRLHSRKGYKKLIEVHSQLIRDGFSHKIIIIGDGEEKENLENLAKELGVDQSFILMGSLLNPYPYVKNADFFIMPSESEGWPLIIADTLILQKPIISTAVGGIPEMIIHKENGLLINYDSEEIYNAMKEFMTNKNLINSLKDNLKNSEKQFDNQKIFDAVENILINLAGK; encoded by the coding sequence ATGCATCGAAAAATCAAAATCCTTTTCCGACACCGCTCAATGGAAATAGGAGGCGTAGAAAAAGTTATTCTGAGCCTTCTGGAAAATCTTGATAAAAACAAGTTTGACATTACCTATATCGTTAGCCTTTATCAGGGCGAACTGCGTGACAAAGTTCCTTCTCATATTCGTTATATTAAAATGAATAAAGGGAGAGAAGACTTTTCGACTAACCCTTCGATCCATAAGATTCAACTTTCATTAAGAAGTTTAAAGATTAAATTCTTTGAAAAATTTCCGACTTGGGTTGACAAAATTTATCTGAATGAAAAATTTGATGTAGAAATCGCATCAACTTATTCAGATTTTGCTCCTGTTCTGGGGAGTTCAAATCACAGATCGAAAAAGATAGGATGGTTCCATTCAGACATCACTTTTCCAAAATTACAACCTCTTGTTCCAAAAATCTTGAGTCAGATCCCAAAGTTTGATTATTTCATTTTTGGATCACAACAGACCAAAGATATTTTAGAAGCAACTTATCCTAACCTTGATTTGCCTGAAAATAAAGTCATTCTTAATGCAATTCCAATCCAAGAGATTAAGCAAAAAGCGACAGAATTTGTTCCGGACTTTAAGACTTCTGATCCTGTTTTTGTTTCTGTTGGAAGATTGCATTCCAGAAAAGGGTATAAAAAACTGATTGAAGTCCACTCTCAATTGATTAGAGACGGATTCTCTCACAAAATTATTATTATTGGTGACGGCGAAGAAAAAGAAAACCTTGAAAATCTTGCAAAAGAATTAGGTGTAGACCAATCTTTTATTCTAATGGGATCTTTGCTCAATCCTTATCCTTATGTAAAAAATGCAGACTTTTTCATTATGCCGTCCGAATCAGAAGGCTGGCCTTTGATTATTGCAGACACTCTCATTCTCCAGAAACCTATTATTTCGACTGCTGTTGGTGGCATTCCGGAAATGATAATCCATAAGGAGAACGGACTCCTTATCAATTATGATTCGGAGGAGATTTACAATGCAATGAAAGAATTTATGACCAATAAAAACCTGATTAACAGCTTAAAGGACAATTTAAAAAATTCTGAAAAGCAATTTGACAATCAGAAGATTTTTGATGCCGTAGAAAATATCTTGATTAATTTAGCTGGAAAATAA
- a CDS encoding class I SAM-dependent methyltransferase, with protein sequence MSKISEIASTFFAYLKRPDLYPELRRKIWKNIFNRSSALRGKEDAEKWCASLAISEKDFIENVLKTSFIPFEKLFPQEFADALQVQAKAPVKLGGAGSLSVIYYINEFTNAQKTVETGVAYGWSSFAALASLVHRNGTLYSSDMPYLLQNQSEDFVGCVIPQKYRNNWDLYRYADKESLPKIFGKANSFDVVHYDSDKSYNGRIWAYNLLFSKVRKGGIFMSDDIGDNAAFKDFCESKNLQPYIVEFDGKYAGLIIKD encoded by the coding sequence ATGAGTAAAATCTCCGAAATTGCATCTACTTTCTTTGCGTATCTGAAACGCCCGGATCTTTATCCTGAACTTAGAAGAAAAATCTGGAAAAATATATTCAATAGATCTTCTGCTTTACGAGGTAAGGAAGATGCAGAAAAGTGGTGTGCATCCTTGGCCATCTCGGAAAAAGATTTTATAGAAAATGTTTTGAAGACATCTTTTATCCCGTTTGAGAAGCTATTTCCTCAGGAGTTTGCAGATGCGCTTCAGGTTCAGGCAAAAGCACCTGTGAAATTAGGAGGAGCAGGATCTTTAAGTGTTATCTATTATATTAATGAATTTACCAATGCTCAGAAAACTGTTGAAACAGGTGTAGCTTATGGCTGGTCATCTTTTGCAGCTTTGGCCTCATTGGTTCACAGAAACGGAACACTTTACAGTTCGGACATGCCGTATTTACTGCAAAATCAAAGTGAAGATTTCGTAGGTTGCGTCATTCCGCAGAAGTATAGAAATAATTGGGATCTTTATCGTTATGCGGATAAAGAATCCTTACCTAAAATTTTCGGTAAAGCCAATTCTTTTGATGTGGTTCATTACGATAGTGATAAATCTTATAATGGCAGAATTTGGGCTTACAATCTATTATTCAGTAAGGTAAGAAAAGGTGGGATTTTTATGAGCGATGATATTGGAGATAATGCTGCTTTTAAAGATTTTTGTGAGTCGAAGAATCTGCAGCCTTACATTGTAGAATTTGATGGTAAATATGCGGGTCTTATTATAAAAGACTAG
- a CDS encoding glycosyltransferase family 2 protein: MDIIIKSFNRPFYLDRCISSIEKYVSGDFKIKILDDGTPAKFLDQIRKRHPDVEILLSDNYDKKVNAIGENLLSGKPINGIKIPTKFWYENVKNASDYVIVTEDDVWFTKPVNLEALQQQAREFDIHLLKLGWLGNENERKDLILKSISNEIESAKPKDLLLLNKKLMEAFFHNQYKFFTILYKLKIVDNLTPLKYWSLNSILMGFYKKDYWLEIWKNMDGKVDEKKQLANASVFYKKHQQNPNFISRLKTESMKTTFQSSATNSYHEYGFDFDVNLFNHLINEAWLRGEFDAMENFPKDFSLNYFKKFVADKIKFPEFQKWADQFRKQYENMGCQTE; this comes from the coding sequence ATGGATATAATTATTAAGTCTTTCAACCGTCCATTTTATTTGGACAGATGTATCTCTTCCATCGAAAAATATGTGTCCGGAGATTTCAAAATTAAAATTTTGGATGATGGAACACCTGCAAAATTTTTAGATCAGATTCGCAAAAGGCATCCTGATGTCGAGATTCTTTTATCGGACAATTATGATAAAAAAGTTAATGCTATTGGAGAGAATTTACTTTCCGGCAAGCCTATTAATGGTATAAAAATTCCCACCAAATTCTGGTACGAGAATGTTAAAAATGCTTCAGACTACGTCATTGTAACAGAGGATGACGTGTGGTTCACAAAACCTGTAAATCTAGAGGCGTTACAACAACAAGCCCGAGAATTTGATATCCATCTGCTTAAGTTAGGTTGGCTTGGTAATGAAAATGAAAGAAAAGATCTGATTTTAAAATCCATTTCAAATGAGATTGAATCTGCAAAACCGAAGGATCTTTTGCTGTTAAACAAAAAGTTAATGGAAGCTTTTTTTCATAATCAGTACAAATTTTTCACAATTCTTTACAAATTAAAAATCGTAGATAATCTGACACCGTTAAAATATTGGTCACTTAACTCCATATTGATGGGGTTTTACAAAAAAGACTATTGGTTAGAAATATGGAAAAATATGGATGGAAAAGTTGACGAAAAAAAACAATTAGCGAATGCATCTGTTTTTTATAAAAAACATCAACAAAACCCAAATTTTATTTCAAGGCTGAAAACAGAATCGATGAAAACCACTTTCCAATCATCCGCTACTAATTCCTATCACGAATATGGTTTCGATTTTGATGTCAACCTATTCAATCATTTAATCAATGAAGCTTGGCTGAGAGGTGAATTTGATGCTATGGAAAATTTCCCTAAAGACTTCTCTTTGAATTACTTTAAGAAATTTGTTGCTGATAAAATCAAATTTCCAGAATTCCAAAAATGGGCAGACCAATTCCGGAAACAGTATGAAAATATGGGCTGCCAGACAGAATAA
- a CDS encoding glycosyltransferase family 2 protein — protein MMKTFSVLIAHYNNFEYFKDCYKSLTLQTCKDFEVVLVDDCSTNDSFEKIKELTRDDSRFRLYRNDKNQGVGFTKKRCIDLAKGEICGFVDPDDAISENAIERSMKNHTEKNVVTYSRLLLCDSNLNHLKLFPQSRAIKNGDQKFFNIFLEANHFFTFKKSAYNKTSGINPELTSAVDQDLYLKLYEIGNFTFINEALYYYRLHEKGVSQEKSKKGKLNENWQQVILDTAKRRNIGRLYGKNIQDINDLPEFIFKNQNTFFKKIQRKLQ, from the coding sequence ATGATGAAAACTTTCTCTGTTTTAATTGCGCACTACAATAATTTTGAATATTTCAAAGATTGTTACAAAAGTCTTACGCTCCAGACTTGCAAAGATTTTGAAGTCGTTTTGGTAGATGATTGTTCTACCAATGACTCTTTTGAAAAAATAAAAGAACTCACGAGAGATGATTCAAGGTTTCGTCTATATAGAAATGACAAAAACCAAGGTGTGGGATTTACAAAAAAACGTTGTATAGATTTAGCAAAAGGAGAGATTTGTGGTTTTGTTGATCCCGATGATGCAATATCTGAAAATGCAATAGAAAGAAGTATGAAAAATCATACAGAAAAAAATGTAGTAACCTATTCTAGGCTTTTGTTGTGCGATAGTAATCTTAATCATTTAAAACTTTTCCCACAATCAAGAGCCATTAAAAATGGTGATCAGAAATTTTTCAATATTTTCTTAGAAGCTAATCACTTTTTTACTTTTAAAAAATCTGCTTATAACAAAACATCAGGAATCAATCCGGAACTCACTTCAGCCGTTGATCAGGATTTGTACTTAAAATTATATGAGATTGGCAATTTCACTTTCATTAATGAGGCTTTATATTATTATAGATTGCACGAAAAAGGTGTTTCACAGGAAAAATCCAAAAAAGGTAAACTGAATGAAAACTGGCAACAAGTAATTCTAGACACAGCAAAAAGAAGAAATATTGGAAGATTATATGGTAAAAATATTCAGGATATAAATGACCTGCCAGAGTTCATTTTTAAGAATCAAAACACTTTTTTTAAAAAAATCCAAAGAAAGCTGCAGTAA